The Argiope bruennichi chromosome X2, qqArgBrue1.1, whole genome shotgun sequence sequence ttctttgtcttaaattatttatcaccATTTTCCCTTTGTTAAAGTTATTCATCATGATCCATTGCAGAATTAGAGCAAAGAGACATACGTCTGTTAGCAGTAAGAGAGCAGCGTAAAATAGAAGCAAACATTCTGATGAGAAATTAGATCAACATTGACTAATTATAAATTGCTCTTGCAACATTTGAAACGAATTCCCGATGAAGACCgatgtaatgtaaatattttatttttaccattaaaatgtcaaatattagaataatatttgaaaattcaatcgtaatttggaagatataaaaaattaaaccttaaatTTTGCGCAAAATATAGAACACAATGCTATATGCCTTTAGAAAAATTAGGAGCTTTCAGAGTCCCCCTCAATAAATAAAGGGTTAGTATAAAAATGTCTTATGAGAGTTGCATTCAGCAACATATCCAGACAAAGAatccgcaaaatatttaatttcattcttctaaacagagcattttagaataaatctttACTGTTaacttcaataataattcatgctAATGTCAAAAGAATCTGATGATCCAGcgttttttagtaatttgaagtTAGTTTCGGTTTGTGTATTGTTGAATGCTGGTACAACGTAACTAATGGCGTCCGCGACAGTACTTGTATAATTTGATGTGGATAATAAGTGAGAAAAGGGCaagtgaattttgaatttaagtaatttattgtactttgaatttgtttaagataaaaatggaaaattttaaaaagaaaagaactgtTGCACGTTCAGCATTTACACGTTTATATAACTATTAATGATGTGATTTCTAAAGATGGTGCCAATTTAACGGACGATTTTGATTTATTGGCCGAATTTGAGCTACTTGGCGAAAATTATAACGATCTTTGTGTACTGAatgatgaaattatgaatttaatgttgCTTGAAACAGAAACGAAACCAGATGACTTGGATGCTGAAACTTTTGCTGCAGATGAATATAAGCTGCAGATGAATTAAGCgaatcaacattatttttaaaaaggaaagtaaTAACTATGAAGAAAGTGATGACTCTAGTTCTGTTCAgagtatttctaaaagaaaatttaagttacCTTTACTGGAATTAAAGTTTGGTGGTGAAATCAAAGACTGGTTGCCAATTTGGGGTCAGTTTAGTAAAATTGATAGTGACCCAAATATTGACGAGGCTGATAAACTTCAATATTTGGTACAAGCTACATTGCTTTCTACTAGAGCTAGAGAGTTAGTTGAAAGTTTTCCACCTTCAAAGGAAAATTATCACAAAGCAATAGACTCGTTAAAATCTCGATTTGGACGAGATGACTTACTTGTCGAATTCTATGTTCGGGAACTTTTGAAGTTAACAATTTCTATGAATTCTAGGGATCAAAGGTTAAAACGTCCTATTTTGTACGATTGGATTGAGACACAGCTTAGAGCTTTAGAAAGTTTTGGAGTAACCACTGAAAAATATGCAGCTATGCACTTTCCTTTAGTTGAATCTTGTTTATCCGAGGAAGTTCTCAGAGCTTAGCAAAGGAATAATAGTTACAGTGATAAAAAAGAAGAATCCCGATTGGAAAAACTAATGCTGTTTTTGAAAAACGGAGAAGAACGAATTAGTCTGGCCATGAAAGGGTTTTCTGTTCCTAAGATTTACTCATTGAAAAAAACCAATGCACACTGCTGCCGGGCTTTTTGCTGGAAGTCAAAGCTCTACTAATTGTGTTTTTTGCAACGAAAAGAATCATGAAAGTGAAAATTGCAAACTTGCTTTGAATTTAGATTTACAGGAAAAAACAACTTTGCTGGCAAAGAAGAAATGCTGTTATCGATGTTTCAGGATTGGACATATGGTAAGGCAGtgtacaaatgaaattaaatgttcccAGTGtcaaagaaaacattataatgttATGTGTCCTGAAATGAAGCATTTTGAATCCACTGGTTCCGATAAAATAGTCAACAAGGCTGTGgcaaattcaaaggaaaaatacaaTACCTTGGCGAATCCAACTTGTTCAGCTGATGTTCTTCTGCAAACTTTAGTAGTATATCTTTATGGTAATGACGGCAATTTTCCTGTGAGAGCGTTAATTGACACAGTCAACCAAAAATCTTCCATAACTAAAGCAACCGCTTCTAAATTGAGTTATGAACCAATTAGAGCTGAAGATGATCCACAATCTTTTTGGTGGTATAGAGAGTAAGCAGAAACATCATTTATACAAAGTGTAtgcaaacagtttttaaaaggaCTATCAGTGTTCTTTCGAAGCTTATGATCAAGAGACAATATGTATTGATATACCAACAGCGACTTCTGGACCTTGGAACAAAGAGATtgaagaaaaaggaatatttcttaGTGACAAAGAAGTCTGTCTCTATGATTCAATGTCTTCAGTGCATTTGTTGATAGGTGCTGATATAGCCGGTCAACTTTTTACTGGAAAAGTTGCGGATTAGTAGCAATGGAAACGCTACTTGGATGGACTCTTAtgggaaaataagaaaatgaagtgaaaaatgaCAGCTACATGACAGTACTGTCTTTTCACGTGAACAATAAAAGCATTAGTGATCTTTGGAGTTTGGACACTCTTGGAATATTGGATCCTGCAAATAAACAAAGTCAAATGGAAATTGAGAAAGAAACCGAAAACCTGTTCTTGAATTCTGTTAAACAAGATGGAGATGGTAGATATGTTGTTTCACTACCATGGTTAGAAGATCACCCTGTTCTACCTTCGAACAAAACTCTTGCtgagaaaagattgaaaaatacagTTGATAGAATCAAAAATCTTGGTATTCTACAGgactatgaaaatgtttttgaagactGGAAGAAAGAAGGTATTGTTGAAGAGTTAAATAGTGAAGATCTCAAGGACTCTAAGTGTCACTATCTTCCTCATCGACCTGTCATAAAAGATAATTCAACAACAAGGATGAGACCTGTCTTCGATGGTTCTGCAAAATCGAAATTAAGTCCATCCTTAAATGACTGCCTAATAACAGGTTCAAACCTTGTGGAACTTATTCCATCCCTAATAAATAGGTTTCGTATTGGAAAGTATGGTGTGATCGCCGATATACGCAAAGCTTTTCTACAGATTCAGCTGAATGACAGTGACAAGGATTATCTGCGATTTCTTTGGTGGCAAAATAATTCTTGCCACCAATCAAATAATGTCAAAATCTACAGACATTGCCGCGTAGTGTTTGGGATCAAATCAAGTCCATTCCTTTTAGGGGCGACATTGAATCACCTATTAGATGGAGCTTCTGATTGCTACAAGATGACAGCTCAACACCTACAGAAATCTATGTATGTTGACAATTGTGTGGCTAGTGTTAAAAGCGAAGCTGACTTGACAAAGTTTATAAATGAATCCACAAAAGTCATGGCTCTCGGAAAATTTGATTGACGTGGCTGGCAATACAATTCTTTTGAGTCCTTAAAAGACAATTGTAATGAATCTCAAGATGCTTCTCTTACCTTACAAGACGTTCCAGTTCTTGGTTTTCTTTGGAACATTGAAAGGGACACGTTAAAAATTGATGTCAGAAGTGACACGCAGAGTGAATCTGTGAAAGTAACAAAGAGATATATTCTCtcaaaatgtcacaaaatatttGACCCTATTGGAATTACTGCCCCCATaactttaattccaaaaatattgctcCAAGAAACGTGGAAAATTAAGGCTGATTGGGATTATATTCTTCCAGAAGAAAttgttcataaatttgaaaaatgggacAGACAATTACATCAGTTAAACAAACTAGAAATACCAAGATGGATTCAGGGGCATAAGAACTCAAAACATAGTTTGCATGTATTTTGTGACGCTAGTCAACAAGCCTATGctacttgcatttttttaagatCTGTGAACCAACAAGGAGTTACTTGTCATTTAGTAGTAGCAAAATCACGAATAGCACCTCTAAAAAGTATTTCCATTTCCAGATTAGAGCTATTGGGTTGTTGCATCGGCTTCAGGCTTGCTAAAAGTATTTGCACCGATTTAGAAGAACTTGGTGACATACCTGCTTATTACTGGTCAGATTCCATGAACTGTTTGTATTGGATTAAAAATGATGAGCAATGGGCAACGTTTGTAATGAAccgattaaaggaaattaaatcggTCAGTGAATATCATTAATGGAATCACGTACCAGGAAATATAAACCCAGCTGACTTACCTTTGAGAGCCTGTTCAGTTAATACTTTGATAGCTCGAAGATGGTGGGAAGGTCCAGCCTGGTTAACAGAGGAAGAAGAATTGTGGCCCATGTCTAATTTATCCCCTGACAAGAATGTCGTcaatgcagaaaagaaaaaaaatcagttgtcaCTTCTCTGTTTGTGTCAGATTACATTAGAGAATTCTTAATAAGATTTTCGTCATTTGAGAAGCTGGTTCGAGTTAATGCATGGATGATCAGGTTTTGCAGAAACAGTAAACTAGCAAAATCTTGTCGTGTAACAGACATACTGACTCCTGACAAACTGAAGGAAGCAGAAACAAAAATCGTGttgattgtaaaaaaaacatcattcgTTTCCGGTAAGAACGAAGGtctaaaaaatatccaatatattGTTGACCAAAATGGATTATTAAGAATGAAAACCAGGTTAACATTTCCAGGATTAAAACTGTCAAGAGACTTGATCTTTGATCTTAATTtagttttgagttttaaaatttcagactCAAAAGGTAGGAGTGTTGCGTACGCGAGCGAAATTGTATACAACTCAACCCGGAGTTTCTTGTCAAAAGAGAACAACTACAACTTCTactttcttcttgtaaataatttgaatagaGTGTTCGTTATACAAAATGtgagtttttcatttgaaagagtaaaagtatctttgaagtaattaagatattatttacccTTAATTTAAACGTGTCCACTTGTGATAAAAGATCCTAACTTATTTTACGAGTCAAAAGAATCTGATTATCCAGcgttttttagtaatttgaagtTAGTTTTGGTTTGTGTATTATTGAATGCTGGTATTAATGgtgatattggctgttgcgccttactcatttttattgtctgaatatttatcagctttatttatttattttttggttgattatttatcagcttgatttatttattggctgattatttatcagcttgatttattaattttacagtatttttgatTTTGGCAACTTTTTTAGATGGTTTCCTGGTTCTTCGTTTTTTTCTTGGTGGTGTTTTGGATATCTGTTTCTTAGGTGTGGGTGGACGCTTTATACATGTGCGGTTCGCTTAGGACTTAATTTTTTAACCTTGGCGGGCCTTGGAATAGACTGAGATTGGGATttgttgtgtaaatatttaattttatcaatttttaaaaataattatttatggtctaatgtgtttgtgttttacatttctttaacaatactgcatgttgaatataaacattttttgcatttccttttataggtatgaaaagttatgaaaggggCTTAGTTTATCTTAGGACATAAAGAGGCaagtgtgtatatttttgtttttctgtaatatttttaagtttttttttttttattttatttcattaccactttgtgttcagaATTCAAGAAATGATACACCAAatcatgattaataataatatataactggTAATAAACAATGCTGATAAATATTCAGACAATAAAAATGGGTAAGACGCAACAGCCAATTACCCCACTAACAAAAGCAAGaaacaggacaaaatatcgttcgtCTGACCACCGACTCACTCGAGGGGTGGTGACgttttataagccagttaacaactacgagACATAAGTAATTACTtctgtcttgtggtcatgttattcgacTACAAACCCAATCAATGCTTGTTCAGTCCTCGGTATAACCGAATCGTTAcagagctaaactaatcttgggACATTCAGAGGTAGGTGTgcatatttttgtgtttctttcatattttcaagttttttttattcagtcaACACTTTATGTTCATATTAAATGTGTTCAAATGTAAGGAATccgaaaaaagtaacatgaattataaattggacctttgttcatgaattcaagaaatgatacaacaaatcatgaacttatggtataaaatcaatgttttttttcttgccactttctatatgtatttttcatttctcgTGCTTGTTGCTGCTGCTACAGAATGtccgatctcattattctcattttaatatttcttctaattgtattgttcacttaaaatgtttgtattaaagaaaataaatctaagactttcttttcattagaaatattcgaacatttctgtatgttattaagactgattatgtttttcactccagtatattcttttctcagcttttttataagattaaagattgaaaatagtgctttttaagatataatgtattttaaaatgtagtggtttttttttttttttttttttggcatgtcGCAAAAAGTATACTCAGTTattattagatttgaattttaattatatctaatatctgtgttacatactaatgtcgaTGCAGGATGAAATCTGCTTTccctctgatgaacttaataattaatctatctttcgaaaaaactgagattgggatttggtgtgtaaatatttaattgtatgaatttttaaaaataattttttatgacctTATGTGTTTTGCATTTCTTTAGCAATACTGcaagttgaatataaacatttttcacatttccttttataagtatgaaaagttatgaaagggacttggttgaaatgcaaagaaggagcgaaactaatcttaagacattaagaagcagttgtgtatatttttgtttttctttcatattttgaatgttttttttaaatttaatgaacacttatctttaatatttaaatgtgttctaatgaaagggatcagaaaaaagtaacatgaattataatttgGACCTTTGtacatgaattcgagaaatgatacaacaaatcatgaacttacggtataaaatcaatgttttttttcttcttgccactttctatatgtatttttcatttctcgTGCTTGTTGCTGTTGCTGCTACAGAATGTCCGAtctcatttttctcattttaatatttcttctgattgtacctttcacttaaaatgtttgtattaaagaaaatactgtttACTTGCAGGTTTTTGTCTTTAGTTTCTTGATGAACAGTTGGAAACATAAATATTGACAATGAATTCCTGTTTATTTCTATCTAAGAAACACATTAGGATAGGGAGCAAAATTTTACTGATAGCGTAGTCCAGCCTATGTGGAAAAGGTTCTGGCTCTTCTGAACATTTCAAAAAGGGTTATagccatcaaaatacaatgaaacagtATCAGATTTTAATGCTGatagtgggaaaatatttttaatataataacggATACATTCTAGGCATTTGAAGAAAATGAGCTGAGTAACTAATTTTATGCTCGCAAagtaaatgcagaaataaagtgatgtaaatgcaaaataagt is a genomic window containing:
- the LOC129959761 gene encoding uncharacterized protein LOC129959761: MTVLSFHVNNKSISDLWSLDTLGILDPANKQSQMEIEKETENLFLNSVKQDGDGRYVVSLPWLEDHPVLPSNKTLAEKRLKNTVDRIKNLGILQDYENVFEDWKKEGIVEELNSEDLKDSKCHYLPHRPVIKDNSTTRMRPVFDGSAKSKLSPSLNDCLITGSNLVELIPSLINRFRIGKYGVIADIRKAFLQIQLNDSDKDYLRFLWWQNNSCHQSNNVKIYRHCRVVFGIKSSPFLLGATLNHLLDGASDCYKMTAQHLQKSMYVDNCVASVKSEADLTKFINESTKVMALGKFD